The proteins below come from a single Halothiobacillus neapolitanus c2 genomic window:
- a CDS encoding TIGR01458 family HAD-type hydrolase yields the protein MQTTTQAVIFDIGGVLLDGNTPMPGAVDALARLREASIPFLLLTNTTRRSHADLLAALHEAGLDVSAQQLLTPARAAAAWLQSYQTHGVLLIHPGLLPDFAGVDTTLIGAKSEATGPRAVIVGDAGEGFTYTTLNAAFRELMAGATLISLSDSRYFREADSLSLDAGPFVRLLENAAGVTSNAMGKPGASFFQQAIAALGFSAENITLIGDDVHSDIQGADAVGLQTILVQTGKYQDGDEDLAPENTLIAKDVLASVYLLNQR from the coding sequence ATGCAGACCACAACGCAAGCGGTTATTTTCGATATCGGCGGCGTACTGCTCGATGGCAATACGCCGATGCCCGGCGCAGTCGACGCACTCGCCCGCCTACGCGAGGCCAGCATTCCTTTTCTGCTTTTGACCAACACCACGCGTCGCAGTCATGCGGATTTGCTCGCCGCCCTGCATGAGGCCGGGCTGGACGTGTCGGCGCAGCAATTGCTCACGCCCGCACGTGCCGCAGCTGCCTGGCTGCAATCCTACCAGACGCATGGCGTACTGCTGATTCATCCCGGATTACTGCCGGATTTTGCTGGGGTCGATACCACGCTGATTGGGGCGAAAAGCGAAGCCACCGGGCCCCGAGCCGTCATCGTCGGCGATGCGGGTGAAGGCTTTACCTACACCACACTCAACGCCGCCTTTCGGGAGCTCATGGCCGGAGCCACGCTGATCTCGCTGTCCGACAGTCGCTATTTTCGTGAAGCTGACAGCCTGTCACTCGATGCCGGGCCCTTCGTTCGGTTACTAGAGAACGCGGCAGGCGTCACGTCCAATGCCATGGGTAAACCCGGTGCGTCTTTCTTCCAGCAAGCGATTGCCGCACTCGGCTTTTCAGCAGAAAACATCACCCTGATCGGTGACGATGTGCACAGCGATATCCAGGGCGCAGATGCCGTCGGTTTGCAGACCATCCTCGTGCAAACCGGCAAGTATCAGGACGGAGATGAAGATCTGGCTCCAGAAAACACCCTGATCGCCAAGGACGTTCTGGCGAGCGTGTATTTGCTAAATCAGCGCTGA
- the hemH gene encoding ferrochelatase produces MTYQGEPHYAHGSAERMGVLLLNLGTPDEPTTPALRRYLKQFLSDPRVIELPKLLWWPILNLIILNTRPKKSAAAYREVWDHYEDGSPLLTISRQQQRGLQERLSQQMAGPVSVALGMRYGNPSVATALAELRDAGARRILVLPMYPQYAAATTASTFDAVFDEMKTWRWVPELRFITHYHREPAYLDALAASVREHFAEHGQPQKLVMSFHGVPKRYLLAGDPYHCECHVTGRLLADRLGLSADQYMVTFQSRFGREEWLKPYTDETLKGLPAKGIKHIAVVCPGFSADCLETIEEIGQENREYFEEAGGETYHYIPALNARDDHLDALTHLIRRHTQGWIEHSGYDAQADAQERDRVRANALAMGAER; encoded by the coding sequence ATGACATATCAAGGTGAACCCCATTACGCCCACGGTAGCGCCGAGCGGATGGGCGTGCTGTTACTCAACCTCGGCACGCCGGATGAGCCCACCACCCCTGCGCTGCGTCGCTATCTCAAGCAATTCTTATCCGATCCGCGCGTCATCGAGTTGCCCAAACTACTTTGGTGGCCGATTCTGAACCTGATCATCCTGAACACACGCCCTAAAAAGTCAGCCGCCGCTTACCGGGAAGTGTGGGATCACTACGAGGACGGATCGCCTTTACTCACCATTTCCCGACAGCAACAACGCGGCTTGCAGGAACGCTTATCGCAACAGATGGCCGGGCCGGTTTCGGTTGCTTTAGGCATGCGCTACGGCAATCCCTCCGTCGCCACTGCCCTGGCCGAGCTGCGCGATGCCGGCGCCCGCCGTATTCTTGTTCTGCCGATGTACCCTCAGTACGCCGCCGCCACGACCGCCTCCACCTTCGATGCCGTTTTCGATGAAATGAAAACCTGGCGCTGGGTGCCCGAGTTACGTTTTATCACGCACTATCATCGCGAACCGGCCTACCTCGATGCGCTGGCCGCCAGTGTCCGTGAGCATTTCGCCGAACACGGTCAGCCACAAAAGTTGGTCATGAGCTTTCATGGCGTACCCAAACGTTATCTTCTGGCGGGCGACCCCTATCACTGCGAATGCCATGTGACCGGACGCCTGTTGGCTGACCGACTTGGTTTAAGCGCCGATCAATACATGGTCACTTTTCAGTCTCGTTTTGGCCGTGAGGAATGGCTCAAACCTTACACCGACGAAACCTTAAAAGGATTACCCGCCAAAGGCATCAAACACATTGCCGTGGTGTGCCCCGGCTTTTCTGCCGATTGTCTGGAAACCATCGAGGAAATCGGTCAGGAAAACCGCGAATATTTTGAAGAAGCCGGCGGCGAGACTTATCACTACATTCCCGCATTGAATGCGCGAGACGACCATCTCGATGCCCTCACGCATTTGATTCGCCGCCACACGCAAGGCTGGATCGAACACAGCGGATATGACGCCCAGGCCGACGCACAGGAACGTGATCGGGTACGCGCCAACGCCCTCGCGATGGGCGCCGAACGATGA
- a CDS encoding competence/damage-inducible protein A produces the protein MSVASGKPIAIGVLIIGDEILSGRRKDTHLAAVIERLAPRGRQPDWAQMIGDDADHIERTLRESQQAGSIVFCFGGIGATPDDLTRASAARAFERPLTRHPEAERRIIAQFGEAAFPHRVHMADFPEQVDLIPNPINNVAGFYLENHFFMPGFPQMAHPMLDWILANPLASLGTLDYREQSIWTIGASENDLLPTMTGLCAEFPDLKFFSLPIGQGERRLIELGFKGASARVAQAIKALQNQLDALDVTHQSERPPTEPTQT, from the coding sequence ATGAGTGTTGCGTCCGGCAAGCCCATTGCAATTGGCGTGCTGATCATTGGTGACGAAATCCTATCCGGACGACGCAAAGACACACATCTAGCCGCCGTCATCGAGCGACTGGCACCGCGCGGACGTCAACCCGATTGGGCGCAAATGATCGGCGACGATGCCGACCACATCGAGCGCACCCTGCGCGAAAGCCAACAGGCGGGCAGTATCGTCTTCTGCTTTGGCGGTATCGGCGCAACGCCGGACGATCTCACCCGGGCCAGTGCCGCCCGCGCATTCGAACGGCCCCTCACACGTCATCCAGAAGCCGAGCGCCGCATCATTGCCCAATTCGGTGAAGCAGCCTTCCCGCATCGGGTGCACATGGCCGATTTCCCGGAACAGGTCGATTTAATCCCGAATCCAATCAATAACGTGGCCGGTTTTTATCTGGAAAACCATTTTTTCATGCCCGGCTTTCCGCAAATGGCCCACCCGATGCTCGACTGGATTCTGGCCAATCCGCTGGCTTCACTCGGTACGCTGGATTATCGCGAACAGTCGATCTGGACCATCGGCGCATCGGAAAATGATCTTCTACCCACCATGACCGGGCTCTGCGCCGAATTCCCCGATCTCAAATTTTTCAGCCTGCCGATCGGACAGGGCGAACGACGCCTGATCGAACTCGGTTTCAAGGGTGCCTCCGCGAGAGTTGCGCAAGCCATAAAAGCATTGCAGAATCAACTTGATGCACTGGACGTGACCCACCAGTCCGAGCGGCCACCAACCGAGCCAACTCAGACCTGA
- a CDS encoding alkaline phosphatase D family protein, translated as MNATSPSLALAHSNSRRQFLKLIVLTASAGALAACGGGDGGAENISTDTRYFPQSVASGDPAANSVILWTRLGTLGPQTDGQLRVQVSTQEDFSNLIVDESAVPVAAAHDHCLRLKVAGLKPGTTYYYRFLFSTGNQAWASSRTGRTKTAPDATANVPVSYAVTSCQDYIGRYYNVWAYLLQTEPDLDFILQIGDYIYETTGDPSFQTVGSARSITFTDTAGAIQLGDATAPYYAASSVSNYRDLYKAYRSDPILQQVHERYPMIGIWDDHEYSDDCWGATATYFNGREDEYNPPRRDRAEQVYYEFMPLDDPAIASGALNKDPATLWPNNVLYRRLRFGQNLEAVLLDYRSYRPDHLIPEGGFPGKVVMSEPVLVSILGQTAYDAVKANFGPYVDTTTAPWNSYLTALIPVLAQGYLQAGFTGDAQTKATDDLTGLVSAFVFNQLIGQFNAAVAAGQIPGASALPAIDSTTYDALPRGIAFLHIGKQSFFSELGARYAVVQPTFDLYAQYMQATGQYEQDPLGATQRQFLANALASDATFINVISTVSTAPLRWDLRSATNLPADYQTVFKPNVDQWDGFPQGKQAFLETLANRPGAFLASGDIHASFVTQHQTSSMAMPVADFTGPAISSGTFNNFVESAISGLPGLDSAQKAAANQALVLGLDQTLQASAPADEPIVFADTTHHGIMVFRVDGSQTQVDYLLIDQSAVSQNLTGDSSALIKAFSRQRFTLDPQTGKVTSAS; from the coding sequence ATGAACGCAACCTCGCCATCACTCGCTCTGGCTCATTCCAATAGTCGTCGTCAGTTTCTCAAGCTGATTGTACTGACAGCCTCGGCAGGCGCGTTGGCGGCTTGTGGCGGCGGGGACGGTGGGGCAGAAAACATCTCGACGGACACCCGCTATTTCCCGCAATCAGTAGCATCGGGCGATCCAGCCGCAAACTCGGTCATTCTCTGGACCCGTTTGGGTACGCTCGGTCCGCAAACCGATGGGCAATTGCGTGTTCAAGTCAGCACGCAAGAGGATTTTTCCAATCTGATCGTCGATGAATCCGCCGTGCCCGTGGCCGCCGCGCACGATCATTGTCTGCGCTTGAAAGTGGCCGGTCTTAAGCCCGGAACGACGTATTACTATCGTTTTCTGTTCTCCACCGGCAACCAGGCCTGGGCCAGCTCGCGCACTGGGCGAACCAAAACCGCGCCCGACGCCACCGCGAACGTGCCCGTCAGTTACGCCGTCACTTCCTGTCAGGATTACATTGGTCGTTATTACAACGTGTGGGCTTATTTACTGCAAACCGAGCCGGATCTGGATTTTATTCTGCAAATCGGCGATTACATCTACGAGACCACGGGCGACCCCTCGTTTCAAACGGTGGGCAGTGCGCGCAGCATCACCTTTACCGATACGGCAGGCGCCATTCAATTAGGCGATGCGACCGCGCCTTATTACGCGGCCTCCAGCGTGTCGAATTACCGCGATCTGTATAAGGCGTATCGCAGCGACCCGATCTTGCAGCAAGTGCATGAGCGTTACCCAATGATCGGCATCTGGGACGACCACGAATACTCCGACGATTGCTGGGGTGCGACCGCCACCTATTTCAATGGCCGCGAAGATGAATACAACCCGCCTCGGCGTGACCGCGCCGAACAGGTGTATTACGAGTTTATGCCGTTGGATGACCCCGCTATCGCCAGCGGCGCGCTCAACAAAGATCCGGCTACGCTTTGGCCGAATAACGTGCTGTATCGCCGCCTGCGCTTTGGCCAGAACTTAGAAGCCGTGCTGCTCGATTACCGCAGCTATCGCCCCGATCACCTCATCCCCGAAGGCGGCTTTCCCGGCAAGGTGGTGATGAGCGAGCCGGTGCTGGTGAGCATCTTGGGGCAAACCGCTTACGATGCTGTTAAAGCAAACTTTGGCCCCTATGTCGATACCACCACCGCGCCTTGGAACAGCTATCTGACGGCCTTGATTCCGGTGTTGGCGCAAGGATACCTTCAGGCTGGGTTCACAGGCGATGCGCAAACCAAGGCCACCGACGATCTCACCGGCCTTGTTTCCGCCTTTGTATTCAATCAGCTCATTGGCCAATTCAATGCCGCCGTAGCAGCAGGACAAATTCCGGGGGCGAGTGCCCTGCCAGCCATCGATTCGACTACCTACGATGCCTTGCCGCGCGGTATCGCCTTCCTGCACATCGGCAAGCAGTCGTTCTTCTCTGAGCTCGGCGCGCGCTATGCCGTGGTGCAGCCGACCTTTGATTTGTATGCCCAATACATGCAGGCCACCGGGCAATACGAACAAGACCCGCTGGGCGCAACACAACGCCAGTTTTTGGCGAATGCCCTGGCATCCGATGCCACCTTTATCAACGTGATCAGCACCGTCTCAACCGCGCCCTTGCGCTGGGATTTGCGCTCGGCCACCAACTTGCCTGCCGATTACCAAACGGTGTTCAAGCCCAATGTGGATCAGTGGGATGGATTTCCGCAAGGCAAGCAGGCTTTCTTGGAAACCTTGGCGAATCGACCGGGCGCGTTTTTGGCCTCCGGCGATATTCACGCCAGCTTCGTCACGCAACATCAAACCAGCTCTATGGCAATGCCGGTGGCGGATTTTACCGGCCCGGCCATCAGCTCGGGTACGTTTAACAATTTCGTGGAATCGGCCATTTCCGGCTTGCCTGGGCTGGATTCAGCGCAAAAAGCGGCGGCTAATCAAGCCTTGGTGCTGGGGCTCGATCAAACCCTGCAAGCCTCTGCGCCTGCCGATGAGCCGATTGTATTTGCAGATACAACCCACCACGGGATTATGGTCTTCCGCGTGGATGGTTCACAAACGCAAGTCGATTATCTGCTGATCGATCAAAGCGCCGTCAGCCAGAATTTAACGGGCGATTCGTCCGCCTTGATCAAGGCGTTCAGCCGCCAACGTTTTACGCTTGATCCGCAAACGGGCAAGGTGACAAGCGCAAGCTGA